From a region of the Natronogracilivirga saccharolytica genome:
- a CDS encoding dicarboxylate/amino acid:cation symporter, with the protein MQHIGLLPRLIIGIISGILIGLYLPEWTGRILYTFTHLFGEFLGYIVPLIIIGFIVAGIAELGAKAGRLLAGTAGLAYVSTILAGIAAFFIALVVIPQFITHGAAGDPDAEGLVPFIEISTPPIMGVMTALVTAFIFGLGINFLKNEKQQTTMFQFVEEFRSIIVLVITKVIIPLLPVHIAGIFADMAATGEAFQTLSVFARVFVLIILMHLGYLVIQFSIAASRVGGNPLKSLKNMLPAYTTALGTMSSAATIPVTLQSAKSNGVSERIAEFVIPLSATIHLAGSTITLVACSVAVVVLDGGTPDFTNFFPYIILLGVTMIAAPGVPGGAVVAALGLMSSILGFTEAQQGLMLALYMAQDGFGTACNVTGDGAISQLIDSWSDKPEAEQPAREA; encoded by the coding sequence ATGCAACATATCGGCCTGCTGCCAAGATTGATTATAGGAATTATATCCGGAATTCTCATCGGACTCTATCTGCCGGAGTGGACGGGACGTATCCTGTACACCTTCACCCATTTGTTCGGAGAGTTTCTGGGGTATATCGTGCCGCTGATTATCATAGGTTTCATTGTGGCGGGAATTGCCGAGCTCGGGGCAAAAGCCGGACGCCTGCTTGCCGGAACGGCCGGACTCGCCTATGTGTCCACCATCCTGGCAGGTATAGCCGCGTTTTTCATCGCTCTCGTTGTCATACCCCAGTTTATTACGCACGGGGCGGCCGGTGATCCGGATGCGGAGGGGCTGGTACCCTTTATCGAAATCAGCACTCCACCGATCATGGGCGTGATGACAGCGCTGGTGACAGCGTTCATATTCGGTCTCGGAATTAACTTCCTGAAGAATGAAAAGCAGCAGACCACCATGTTTCAGTTCGTGGAGGAATTCCGGTCAATCATTGTGCTGGTCATCACAAAAGTGATCATTCCGCTGCTGCCGGTTCATATTGCGGGTATCTTTGCGGATATGGCTGCCACAGGTGAAGCCTTTCAAACGCTTTCGGTGTTTGCACGGGTATTTGTTCTGATCATTCTGATGCATCTCGGCTATCTTGTCATTCAGTTTTCGATTGCAGCCAGCCGTGTCGGCGGAAATCCGCTGAAATCACTCAAAAACATGCTGCCGGCCTACACGACGGCGCTCGGCACCATGTCCAGCGCCGCCACCATCCCGGTGACCCTTCAAAGCGCAAAGTCCAACGGCGTATCGGAGCGCATTGCCGAATTTGTGATCCCGCTTTCGGCAACGATCCATCTTGCGGGTAGCACAATTACCCTTGTTGCCTGCTCGGTTGCTGTTGTGGTGCTCGACGGCGGAACCCCTGATTTTACAAACTTCTTTCCCTATATCATCCTGCTCGGGGTGACCATGATCGCAGCTCCGGGTGTGCCGGGAGGAGCCGTTGTTGCCGCCCTGGGACTGATGTCCTCAATCCTCGGTTTCACCGAAGCACAGCAGGGGCTGATGCTGGCCTTGTACATGGCTCAGGATGGTTTCGGCACCGCCTGCAACGTGACCGGAGACGGGGCCATTTCGCAGCTTATTGATTCGTGGTCCGACAAGCCGGAAGCAGAGCAGCCGGCCCGGGAAGCGTAA
- a CDS encoding YjiH family protein, with product MTSNPAGDQKEPDSELFTTRNFLIFLLPSLVGIGMFLIPFTFDGSINVGMGILADLLMSLLGRSLPAIAVIIFWISSLITVFVKTARPDWAEQGPFHEMFHVGPVWLAMRLAGTLLATLTLLQTGPEFITADITGGLMLNELITVLLAFFLFAAIFLPFLVDYGFMEFIGSLVRKPFRLIFNLPGRSAIDATASWFGSGTVGVLITMQQYQNGYYSRRESAVIATNFSVVSIAFSLVIINFVDLNHMFLQYYGTVVVAGIIAAVVLPRLLPLCHKPDTYYEPVGQKLVEEKLYQTNIFMDSLFKAMARAKKAPGPAMLLRNSMLNVADIFFSLLPLVFAIGISALILAEFTPLFMWLSYPMIPLLQLLQIPEAHAAAPATLIGFADMFIPAVLAAGIESDLTRFVIAALSVSQLIYMSEVGALILKSKIPLNLWELILIFILRTLITLPVITIMAHLLFF from the coding sequence ATGACATCCAACCCGGCCGGTGATCAAAAAGAGCCCGACTCTGAACTGTTCACCACTCGCAACTTCCTGATTTTTTTGCTGCCGTCACTGGTCGGCATTGGCATGTTTCTTATTCCATTCACATTTGACGGGTCGATCAATGTCGGCATGGGAATACTTGCCGACCTCCTTATGTCACTGCTGGGAAGGTCACTTCCCGCCATTGCGGTAATCATTTTCTGGATATCGAGTCTGATTACTGTTTTCGTGAAAACAGCACGTCCCGACTGGGCTGAACAGGGCCCGTTTCACGAAATGTTCCATGTCGGACCGGTCTGGCTTGCCATGAGGCTGGCAGGTACGCTTCTTGCGACACTGACTCTCCTGCAGACCGGACCGGAGTTCATAACAGCCGATATTACGGGCGGACTCATGCTGAATGAGCTCATTACCGTCCTTCTTGCTTTCTTTCTTTTTGCAGCCATTTTCCTTCCCTTTCTTGTCGATTACGGTTTCATGGAATTTATCGGCAGTCTGGTGCGCAAGCCATTCCGGCTGATATTCAATCTTCCCGGCCGCAGTGCCATTGATGCTACGGCATCCTGGTTCGGATCGGGTACGGTTGGTGTTCTGATTACCATGCAGCAGTACCAAAACGGGTATTACAGCCGGAGAGAATCGGCGGTCATTGCCACAAACTTTTCCGTTGTGTCCATTGCTTTCAGTCTGGTGATTATCAATTTCGTGGATCTGAACCACATGTTTCTGCAGTATTACGGCACGGTAGTGGTTGCGGGAATTATCGCGGCTGTAGTGCTTCCCCGCCTGCTTCCGCTATGTCACAAACCGGACACCTATTACGAGCCGGTGGGGCAAAAACTGGTCGAGGAGAAGCTGTATCAGACAAATATTTTTATGGATTCGCTGTTCAAGGCCATGGCCCGTGCCAAAAAGGCGCCGGGACCCGCCATGCTGCTCCGGAATTCCATGCTGAATGTCGCCGATATCTTCTTTTCCCTGCTGCCGCTGGTGTTCGCGATCGGCATTTCGGCACTCATTCTGGCGGAATTCACCCCGCTGTTCATGTGGCTGTCCTACCCGATGATCCCGCTGCTTCAGCTGCTGCAAATTCCCGAAGCACATGCCGCGGCTCCGGCCACGCTGATCGGTTTTGCCGACATGTTCATTCCGGCCGTGCTTGCAGCCGGCATCGAAAGCGATCTCACCCGGTTTGTTATCGCCGCACTGTCGGTAAGTCAGCTGATTTACATGTCCGAGGTCGGCGCGCTCATCCTGAAATCAAAGATTCCGCTTAACCTGTGGGAGCTTATCCTCATTTTTATCCTTCGCACACTGATCACCCTGCCGGTCATCACCATCATGGCTCACTTGTTATTTTTCTGA
- a CDS encoding PP2C family protein-serine/threonine phosphatase, with product MTHPYPLKETPLAKEGLIWFIIATTLAIVNWLASVGAYSELPGGTGKLFLLHVIYSYFVFLHILAMVALFRITIWKHIRTLRNLFQEAVGMLFAFIGFSGAMVNLQWFGEWAHGLFFPAIEFAFSFSDSIIQLFVLFAVIAATGVFSISYYTMRLNLKDSYRIHVESERLRNELETAREMQMGIMPSEAPAMSGFDIAGFCIPATEVGGDYFDYIWLDDTRSKLGLAIADVSGKGMKAAMTAVMLSGMLHAQSARDKKTEDILGSVNSPMCRKTDPGMFIAMLFGILDSRSGTFTYTNAGQMPPLLYSNGEVCELSVQDVRLPVGVKAGVNYNSDSVALKSGDVLFLYTDGVNEAMNEQRELFGLERLNQSLAEAVRKESSSEGLAHLQSKIDEFTCAQARHDDITMVMIRRSKDGNGEYRKPEPQKNNK from the coding sequence ATGACCCATCCATATCCTCTGAAAGAAACGCCTTTAGCGAAAGAGGGGCTGATCTGGTTTATTATTGCGACAACGTTAGCAATTGTCAATTGGCTGGCCAGTGTGGGTGCTTATAGCGAACTACCTGGCGGAACCGGAAAATTGTTCCTGTTACATGTGATCTACAGTTATTTTGTTTTTCTTCACATTCTGGCTATGGTCGCGCTTTTTCGGATTACCATCTGGAAACATATCAGGACACTGAGAAATTTGTTTCAGGAGGCAGTCGGTATGTTGTTTGCTTTCATCGGGTTTTCCGGAGCAATGGTTAATCTGCAATGGTTTGGTGAATGGGCACACGGGTTGTTTTTTCCTGCGATTGAATTCGCGTTCAGTTTTTCCGATTCCATCATTCAGCTTTTCGTTCTGTTCGCCGTTATTGCGGCAACAGGAGTTTTTTCCATTTCCTACTACACCATGCGGTTGAATCTCAAGGATAGTTATCGCATTCATGTTGAAAGCGAGCGGCTTAGAAACGAACTTGAAACGGCAAGAGAAATGCAGATGGGTATCATGCCGTCAGAAGCACCAGCAATGTCCGGATTTGATATTGCCGGTTTCTGCATTCCTGCAACAGAGGTTGGCGGTGATTATTTTGACTATATATGGCTGGACGATACCCGGTCAAAACTGGGCCTTGCGATAGCAGATGTCAGCGGAAAAGGAATGAAGGCCGCCATGACCGCTGTCATGCTCAGTGGTATGCTTCATGCCCAATCTGCCCGGGATAAAAAAACAGAGGACATACTGGGCTCTGTGAACTCCCCGATGTGCAGGAAAACAGATCCGGGAATGTTTATCGCAATGCTTTTTGGAATACTGGATTCCCGGAGCGGAACTTTCACTTATACCAATGCAGGACAAATGCCGCCGTTACTTTACAGTAACGGGGAAGTGTGTGAACTTTCCGTGCAGGATGTCCGGCTGCCCGTCGGGGTGAAAGCCGGAGTGAATTACAACTCGGATTCTGTTGCACTGAAATCAGGTGATGTCCTGTTCCTTTATACGGATGGAGTAAATGAAGCTATGAATGAACAGCGTGAACTGTTTGGCTTGGAGCGGCTGAATCAGTCTTTGGCTGAGGCTGTCCGAAAAGAATCATCAAGCGAAGGCCTGGCACATCTGCAGTCAAAAATTGATGAATTTACGTGTGCACAGGCACGTCATGATGATATCACCATGGTAATGATCCGGCGCTCAAAGGACGGGAACGGTGAATACCGGAAGCCGGAACCTCAGAAAAATAACAAGTGA
- a CDS encoding YceI family protein, which produces MFLILTSLVMVSCSESVSEHKDHKNKHKDDHLTLTDENAASQKWFDNEEVFSTSSGYVEFTTGFSGTVAIFTGNSKNLTGYIDLQKNEIELELDLTTLRTGIIRRDSDIFELLNAFTNPMVHFKGTFEPAFDQNSNMEQVVKASGKFTLNGIERDITADGFLKKMVAGILLDAGFTLDIVEHDIIPPRIYTFEMFKDQEVRMQADFAPGKLALLE; this is translated from the coding sequence ATGTTTCTTATCCTGACAAGCCTGGTAATGGTTTCTTGCAGTGAAAGCGTTTCTGAGCATAAAGATCATAAAAATAAGCATAAAGATGATCATCTGACGCTCACTGACGAGAATGCAGCAAGCCAGAAATGGTTTGATAACGAAGAGGTCTTTTCAACCAGCAGCGGTTATGTTGAGTTCACAACGGGTTTTTCAGGAACAGTTGCCATTTTTACTGGAAATTCAAAAAATTTGACCGGGTATATCGATCTTCAAAAAAATGAAATTGAACTGGAACTGGATTTAACGACACTAAGAACAGGGATCATCAGAAGAGATTCGGATATTTTTGAGTTATTGAACGCGTTTACGAATCCAATGGTACATTTTAAGGGCACATTTGAACCTGCATTTGATCAGAACAGCAATATGGAGCAAGTGGTAAAGGCCTCAGGAAAATTTACTTTGAATGGGATAGAACGCGATATAACTGCAGATGGATTCCTCAAAAAAATGGTTGCCGGAATTTTACTTGATGCCGGGTTTACCCTGGATATTGTTGAGCATGATATTATTCCACCCCGTATTTATACTTTTGAAATGTTCAAAGACCAGGAAGTTCGGATGCAAGCTGACTTTGCACCAGGGAAGCTTGCACTACTGGAATAA
- a CDS encoding sodium-dependent transporter, which translates to MGESPVRETLKTRLGFLLLAASCAVGLGNVWRFPFIAGLYGGASFVLVYLIFLVILGLPLMVMELSVGRAARQNIGKAFKTLQPKGTYWNIYGHIGIGGNYLLMMFYTTVTGWILAYFYSSLRGELTGLSSAETQEYFSGMLTDPIGMTFWMILSVVIGFVVTGIGLRRGVERVSKFMMLSLLFLMIALAVNAITLDGASEGLAFYLLPDFGRMMEQGAGAVILAAMGQAFFTLSIGMGGMAIFGSYIGKERSLPGESVRIVGLDASVAIMSGLIIFPASFAFGVSPDAGPGLLFVTLPNIFNQMAGGYFWATVFFLFMSFAALSTVIAILENIVSYWIDFWGWTRRRASWVNCIALIILSMPTVLGFNVLSDIQPLGEGSNILELEDMLVSTTIIPIGALIFVLFTTTRYGWGWKRFIAEANTGTGLKFPLVVRFYVTWILPLIIIAVLISGYWELLKS; encoded by the coding sequence ATGGGTGAATCTCCCGTTCGTGAAACTCTCAAAACCAGGCTTGGATTCCTGCTGCTTGCTGCAAGCTGTGCGGTTGGCCTGGGTAATGTGTGGCGGTTCCCATTTATTGCCGGACTCTACGGCGGGGCTTCCTTCGTACTTGTTTACCTGATCTTTCTGGTCATTCTGGGTCTGCCCCTGATGGTCATGGAGCTGTCAGTCGGCCGCGCGGCACGCCAGAATATCGGCAAGGCATTCAAAACCCTTCAGCCCAAAGGAACATACTGGAATATCTACGGGCATATCGGCATCGGCGGCAACTACTTGCTGATGATGTTCTACACGACGGTGACCGGATGGATACTCGCTTATTTTTATTCCAGTCTGAGAGGCGAACTGACCGGCCTGTCATCGGCAGAAACGCAGGAATACTTCAGCGGAATGCTTACCGATCCCATCGGAATGACCTTCTGGATGATCCTGTCGGTAGTCATCGGATTTGTGGTCACCGGTATCGGATTACGCCGGGGCGTCGAGCGTGTATCCAAATTCATGATGCTGTCTCTGCTCTTTCTGATGATTGCCCTGGCCGTTAACGCTATTACACTCGATGGCGCTTCCGAGGGACTGGCATTTTATCTGCTGCCCGATTTCGGACGTATGATGGAACAGGGCGCCGGCGCCGTTATACTTGCAGCCATGGGGCAGGCGTTCTTTACGCTCAGCATCGGAATGGGCGGCATGGCCATATTCGGAAGCTACATCGGAAAAGAACGTTCGCTGCCCGGCGAATCGGTTCGGATTGTCGGGCTGGACGCCTCAGTGGCCATCATGAGCGGACTGATCATCTTTCCAGCCAGCTTTGCGTTCGGTGTAAGTCCGGATGCTGGACCCGGGCTGCTTTTCGTAACTTTGCCTAACATCTTCAACCAGATGGCGGGAGGATACTTCTGGGCCACAGTATTCTTCCTTTTCATGAGCTTTGCTGCTCTGTCTACGGTCATTGCCATTCTTGAAAATATCGTGAGTTACTGGATCGATTTTTGGGGATGGACACGCAGGCGCGCTTCATGGGTCAACTGCATCGCGCTCATCATCCTGTCGATGCCGACCGTGCTCGGTTTCAATGTGCTGTCCGACATTCAGCCGCTGGGCGAAGGCAGCAATATTCTGGAACTCGAGGATATGCTGGTAAGCACCACCATCATCCCCATTGGTGCACTCATTTTTGTGCTGTTTACCACCACCCGGTACGGATGGGGATGGAAAAGGTTCATCGCAGAAGCCAATACCGGAACAGGGCTCAAGTTTCCCCTCGTTGTGCGATTCTATGTCACATGGATTTTGCCGCTCATCATCATTGCAGTTTTGATCAGCGGGTACTGGGAACTTTTAAAATCCTGA
- a CDS encoding 2-oxoadipate dioxygenase/decarboxylase family protein has translation MGQAVKERSAESSGHTFVPKHQIRETFSRAMSDMYKKEVPLYGELLDIVRDINREHLEAHPDLEEEVGSLDRVSEERHGAIRLGKPEELATMSRLFGVMGMVPVGYYDLSVANLPVHSTAFRPVEEDELAKNPFRVFTSLLRTDLLDDETRQQAIDSLADREIFTPGAIELININERQGGLTADQADAFIREALETFRWHSEARVPLDQYEKFLKSSGLVADIASFKGPHINHLTPRVLDIQKLHRRMQDMGIETIPEVQGPPSGWPILLQQTSFRALVEKTHFPDDKGGYVEGRHRARFGEIEQRHTALKPEGMAIYDRLIAKAKQYGNDLKKEGEEVYRKEYPGMLAELFEKEFPAKTNDELRRQDLGYFVYEKTKKGQQHPEAIQAEQNGQSNHQLMETLIRKGLVKATPVTYEDFLPVSAAGIFKSNLDEKSGLIESGEASDRALLEEALGDTVADYHDLYRRQEEQSIRSIL, from the coding sequence ATGGGTCAGGCAGTGAAAGAAAGGAGTGCCGAATCTTCTGGTCACACATTTGTGCCAAAGCATCAGATTCGTGAAACGTTTTCAAGGGCAATGTCGGACATGTACAAGAAAGAAGTGCCGCTCTACGGGGAGCTGCTCGATATTGTCCGCGACATCAACAGAGAACACCTTGAGGCACATCCGGATCTTGAAGAAGAAGTTGGCAGCCTTGACCGCGTGTCCGAAGAGCGTCACGGGGCTATCCGGCTGGGCAAGCCGGAAGAGCTTGCAACCATGTCGAGGCTGTTTGGCGTGATGGGAATGGTTCCTGTGGGCTATTATGATCTCTCTGTCGCCAACCTGCCCGTACATTCAACCGCGTTTCGTCCGGTCGAAGAAGACGAACTTGCCAAAAATCCCTTCCGGGTATTCACCTCACTGCTCAGAACAGATCTTCTGGATGATGAAACCCGGCAGCAGGCCATCGACTCACTTGCTGACCGCGAAATATTCACACCCGGAGCCATTGAACTCATCAACATCAACGAAAGGCAGGGGGGATTGACGGCCGATCAGGCTGATGCGTTTATCCGGGAGGCACTGGAAACCTTCCGCTGGCACAGTGAGGCGCGCGTGCCGCTGGATCAGTACGAAAAGTTCCTGAAATCAAGCGGACTGGTTGCAGATATCGCATCATTTAAAGGTCCGCATATCAACCACCTGACTCCGAGGGTCCTCGACATTCAGAAACTGCACAGGCGCATGCAGGATATGGGCATCGAGACCATCCCGGAAGTCCAGGGCCCGCCGTCGGGGTGGCCCATTCTGTTGCAGCAGACCTCGTTCCGCGCCCTGGTTGAAAAAACGCATTTCCCTGATGACAAAGGGGGCTATGTGGAAGGCCGGCACCGTGCCCGCTTCGGGGAGATAGAGCAGCGGCACACGGCGCTGAAACCGGAAGGAATGGCCATATACGACCGGCTCATTGCAAAAGCGAAACAGTATGGAAACGACCTGAAGAAAGAAGGGGAGGAAGTATATCGAAAAGAGTACCCCGGAATGCTTGCCGAACTGTTTGAGAAAGAGTTTCCTGCCAAAACGAATGATGAGCTGCGCCGGCAGGATCTTGGCTATTTCGTTTACGAAAAGACGAAAAAAGGGCAGCAGCATCCCGAAGCCATACAGGCCGAGCAAAACGGACAGAGCAACCACCAGCTGATGGAAACATTGATCCGCAAAGGATTGGTTAAAGCCACGCCGGTCACCTATGAAGACTTCCTTCCTGTCAGTGCCGCCGGAATCTTCAAGTCCAACCTCGACGAAAAGAGCGGCTTGATTGAAAGCGGAGAAGCTTCGGACCGGGCGCTGCTTGAAGAAGCACTTGGCGATACGGTGGCAGATTACCATGATTTGTACCGCCGTCAGGAAGAGCAGTCCATCCGCAGTATTCTGTAA
- a CDS encoding CheR family methyltransferase: protein MNNKMARERPCNSDDVYPGTAVGFLQWALPKLGYRWAGYRKPRRQVIRRIRSLMADTGCTSYADYARFLERNPEEWKRLDANCDITISRFFRDRKLWDQLRDDVLPELMAARRPEPLRIWSAGCCNGEEAYSAAIMLMENAGQDSTGNLPESPGQILATDRNPEVLRRAESAFYSPGSLKEATANEKQKWFEFEAGIDKSDHVRAGAAGCRVRPEVRRLVTFRQLDISKKMPDTIFDIIFCRNLVFTYFTEERQFTALESFAERMQSNGYLITGSHEKLPDCALSARFEMVTSCLYKLSDGK, encoded by the coding sequence ATGAATAACAAAATGGCAAGAGAAAGACCCTGCAACTCTGATGATGTATACCCCGGAACGGCTGTCGGTTTTCTGCAGTGGGCGCTTCCGAAACTGGGGTATCGCTGGGCCGGATACCGGAAACCCAGAAGGCAGGTAATCCGGAGAATCCGGAGCCTTATGGCCGATACCGGCTGCACCAGCTATGCAGATTATGCTCGCTTCCTGGAGCGGAATCCGGAAGAATGGAAACGACTTGATGCGAATTGTGACATTACCATCAGCCGTTTTTTCCGGGACAGAAAATTATGGGATCAGCTCAGAGATGATGTGCTTCCGGAGCTGATGGCAGCCCGCCGGCCGGAGCCGCTGCGAATCTGGTCTGCCGGCTGCTGCAACGGCGAAGAAGCCTACAGTGCCGCAATCATGCTTATGGAAAATGCAGGTCAGGACAGCACCGGAAATTTACCTGAAAGTCCGGGACAGATTCTGGCTACGGACCGGAACCCGGAAGTGCTGCGCCGTGCCGAATCAGCCTTCTACAGTCCCGGATCACTGAAAGAAGCAACCGCCAACGAAAAACAAAAATGGTTTGAATTCGAAGCCGGAATCGATAAATCAGATCACGTACGGGCAGGTGCTGCAGGCTGCCGCGTCCGGCCGGAAGTCCGGCGGCTTGTTACATTCCGGCAGCTGGATATAAGCAAAAAAATGCCAGATACCATCTTTGACATCATATTCTGCCGGAATCTGGTCTTTACCTACTTCACTGAGGAGCGTCAGTTTACGGCTCTGGAGTCATTTGCAGAGCGGATGCAATCCAACGGATACCTGATCACCGGATCGCACGAAAAACTGCCGGATTGTGCACTTTCAGCCCGTTTTGAAATGGTAACATCATGCTTATATAAACTGAGTGATGGCAAGTAG
- a CDS encoding amidohydrolase, translating to MLTAAGAKASGEQQAIIIHNVTGYTLVPGSIAEDSNEKAKPGSENSLKAADPNRNAWLPDAATLKQFEAIAIQDGRVLLTGTRSELNEKYPDAKLIDGNGHALLPGLTDAHGHIMGLGEANLNVNVMGLQSLEETLQKVEAYAQDYPDLPWIRGRGWNQVLWDEDRFPTAEVLDKVVPDRPVWLTRVDGHAGWANSKALEIAGVTKETTDPDGGSVIRDDDGEPTGVFIDRAMDLIRDHIPPPREAERKMALEAALDKLRSEGLTGVHDAGLGFEDVRLMKEFADKGKLTTRVYGMTGGAGDDFDRLSGGEMARRDKDRSGQKPVAHSDTWPESGPVDGYADDRLFLRSVKLYTDGALGSRGAALLDDYSDDPGNRGLLLLSHEELTEKIRKIIQAGFQPAVHAIGDEANRMVLDVFENAAEESGVQQNNSDAGIDARLNRPRIEHAQVVHPDDIPRFDELGVIASMQPVHATSDMNMAEDRIGRDRMKGAYAWRTILEQNIMIASGSDFPVELSNPFHGLYSAVKRRDHEGNPEGGWYPEQRLSRKEALHSFTLGAAYAGFMEDRTGSLEPGKWADFILVDKDFFEIPESEIHRIEVVETWLAGEKVYP from the coding sequence ATGCTGACGGCAGCCGGGGCAAAAGCTTCCGGGGAACAACAGGCAATTATCATTCATAATGTTACCGGTTATACCCTTGTTCCCGGCAGCATTGCTGAAGATTCAAATGAAAAAGCAAAACCGGGGTCGGAAAACAGCCTTAAAGCGGCTGACCCGAACCGGAATGCCTGGCTGCCGGATGCCGCCACCCTCAAACAATTTGAGGCAATTGCCATTCAGGACGGCAGAGTTCTTCTGACCGGCACCAGGAGTGAACTGAATGAAAAATACCCTGATGCCAAACTGATCGACGGCAATGGGCATGCCCTGCTTCCCGGACTAACCGATGCCCACGGCCACATTATGGGGCTGGGCGAAGCCAATTTGAATGTGAATGTCATGGGACTGCAGTCACTGGAAGAGACACTGCAAAAAGTGGAAGCGTATGCACAGGATTATCCCGACCTGCCCTGGATTCGCGGACGCGGATGGAATCAGGTGCTCTGGGATGAGGATCGTTTCCCAACGGCCGAAGTTCTCGACAAGGTGGTTCCGGACCGGCCGGTTTGGCTTACCAGAGTGGATGGTCATGCCGGGTGGGCCAACTCCAAAGCTCTGGAAATAGCGGGTGTTACCAAAGAAACCACGGATCCGGATGGCGGTTCTGTTATACGTGATGACGATGGCGAACCGACTGGTGTCTTCATCGACCGGGCTATGGATCTGATCCGTGACCACATCCCCCCGCCGCGGGAAGCCGAGCGAAAAATGGCTCTGGAGGCTGCTCTCGACAAATTGCGCTCCGAAGGTCTGACCGGTGTGCACGATGCCGGCCTTGGATTTGAGGATGTCAGGCTGATGAAGGAGTTTGCTGACAAGGGCAAACTTACAACAAGAGTGTATGGCATGACTGGTGGTGCCGGCGATGATTTTGACCGCCTGTCCGGCGGAGAGATGGCCCGCCGGGACAAGGACCGGTCCGGACAAAAACCCGTTGCTCATTCGGATACCTGGCCGGAATCCGGCCCGGTTGACGGCTACGCTGATGACCGTTTGTTTCTCCGAAGTGTCAAGCTGTATACCGACGGGGCGCTGGGGAGCCGCGGTGCCGCACTGCTGGATGACTATTCCGATGATCCCGGCAACCGGGGTTTGCTGCTGTTATCCCATGAGGAACTAACAGAAAAAATCAGAAAAATTATCCAGGCAGGATTTCAGCCGGCCGTGCATGCCATTGGCGATGAAGCCAACCGGATGGTCCTCGATGTTTTTGAAAATGCAGCAGAAGAGTCTGGTGTGCAGCAAAATAATTCGGATGCCGGGATTGATGCCCGCCTCAACCGGCCGCGCATTGAACACGCCCAGGTGGTCCATCCCGATGATATTCCGCGGTTTGATGAGCTCGGCGTCATTGCCTCGATGCAGCCGGTACATGCAACCAGTGATATGAACATGGCAGAAGACAGGATTGGCCGGGACCGGATGAAAGGAGCGTACGCCTGGCGGACCATCCTGGAGCAAAATATCATGATCGCATCCGGATCCGACTTTCCGGTCGAACTATCCAATCCCTTTCATGGACTCTATTCAGCGGTAAAACGCCGGGATCATGAGGGAAATCCGGAGGGCGGATGGTACCCGGAACAACGCCTCAGCCGGAAAGAGGCACTGCACAGCTTTACTCTCGGAGCTGCCTATGCCGGTTTTATGGAAGACAGGACCGGATCGCTTGAACCGGGCAAATGGGCCGACTTTATCCTTGTTGACAAGGATTTTTTTGAAATTCCTGAATCTGAAATTCACCGGATTGAAGTGGTGGAAACCTGGCTGGCAGGAGAGAAGGTATATCCATGA
- a CDS encoding sulfite exporter TauE/SafE family protein yields the protein MDILWTAFVFGLLGSAHCIGMCGPIAVALPGSRDFMRSYVTGRIFYNLGRTVTYILLGGLLGMMGLGIWLAGYQELLSVLTGTGIVLATLLTWKRSWIPGGSVFSGLSVRFEQMMRPLMQHNSQTGMFAIGIINGFLPCGLVYIALAAALASGSLLGGMAYMGLFGIGTIPVMFLMALSPGLLSGNWHLRLQKAIPWLALLVGILLILRGLSLGIPFISPDLAGNGSCH from the coding sequence ATGGATATTCTCTGGACAGCATTTGTATTTGGATTGCTTGGTTCTGCGCATTGCATCGGAATGTGCGGACCCATTGCCGTGGCCCTGCCGGGAAGCCGTGACTTCATGCGATCCTATGTAACCGGACGCATATTCTATAACCTGGGCAGAACGGTAACATACATACTTCTCGGAGGGCTGCTTGGAATGATGGGTTTGGGAATCTGGCTGGCCGGATATCAGGAACTACTGTCCGTGCTGACCGGCACAGGCATTGTGCTGGCCACACTTCTGACCTGGAAAAGGAGCTGGATACCGGGAGGGTCGGTTTTTTCAGGACTCTCCGTCCGGTTTGAGCAAATGATGCGGCCGCTCATGCAGCATAACTCACAAACGGGCATGTTTGCGATCGGAATTATCAACGGTTTCCTGCCCTGCGGACTGGTGTATATTGCACTAGCAGCAGCACTGGCGTCCGGCAGCCTGCTTGGCGGTATGGCTTATATGGGACTGTTCGGCATAGGAACCATCCCCGTAATGTTTCTGATGGCGCTTTCACCGGGACTGCTGAGCGGGAACTGGCATCTGCGCCTGCAGAAGGCCATACCCTGGCTGGCCCTGCTGGTGGGTATACTGCTGATATTGAGGGGGCTTTCACTCGGAATACCATTTATAAGCCCCGATCTGGCCGGAAACGGATCCTGTCATTAA